Proteins from one Dama dama isolate Ldn47 chromosome 12, ASM3311817v1, whole genome shotgun sequence genomic window:
- the BATF gene encoding basic leucine zipper transcriptional factor ATF-like has product MPHSSDSSDSSFSRSPPPSKQDSSDDVRKVQRREKNRIAAQKSRQRQTQKADTLHLESEDLEKQNAALRKEIKQLTEEMKYFTSVLSSHEPLCSVLVPSTPSPPEVVYSPHPFHQPHVSSPRFQP; this is encoded by the exons ATGCCTCACAGCTCCGACAGCAGCGACTCCAGCTTCAGCCGCTCTCCACCCCCCAGCAAACAG GACTCATCTGATGATGTGAGAAAGgttcagagaagggagaaaaaccGCATCGCCGCCCAGAAGAGCCGGCAGAGGCAGACACAGAAAGCCGACACCCTCCACCTG GAGAGTGAAGACTTGGAGAAGCAGAACGCGGCTCTGCGGAAGGAGATCAAGCAACTCACAGAAGAGATGAAGTACTTCACGTCGGTGCTGAGCAGCCACGAGCCCCTGTGCTCCGTGCTGGTCCCCAGCACCCCCTCGCCCCCCGAGGTGGTGTACAGCCCCCACCCCTTCCACCAGCCTCACGTCAGCTCCCCGCGCTTCCAGCCCTGA